The Glycine max cultivar Williams 82 chromosome 12, Glycine_max_v4.0, whole genome shotgun sequence genome window below encodes:
- the LOC100775292 gene encoding glucan endo-1,3-beta-glucosidase precursor, translating to MSAIFLLVGMLSSITVAQSIGVCYGVIGDNLPSRQEVVDLYKTNGIGRMRIYYPDEEALQALRGSGIELIMDVAKETLQSLTDSNAATDWVNKYVTPYSQDVNFKYIAVGNEIHPNTNEAQYILSAMTNIQNAISSANLQIKVSTAIDSTLITNSYPPNDGVFTSDAEPYIKPIINFLVSNGAPLLANVYPYFAYANDQSIPLAYALFTQQGNNDVGYQNLFDAMLDSIYAALEKVGASNLQIVVSESGWPSEGGAGASIDNAGTYYANLIRHASSGNGTPKRPGESIETYLFAMFDENQKQGADTERHFGLFNPDKSPKYQLSFN from the exons ATGTCTGCCATATTTCTGCTTGTTGGAATGCTATCGTCCATTACAG TTGCACAATCCATAGGAGTTTGCTATGGAGTGATTGGTGATAATCTACCATCAAGGCAAGAAGTTGTGGACTTATATAAAACAAATGGCATTGGTAGAATGCGTATATACTACCCAGATGAAGAAGCACTCCAAGCCCTTAGAGGTTCAGGCATTGAGTTGATTATGGACGTGGCTAAGGAAACCCTTCAATCATTGACAGACTCCAATGCTGCTACAGATTGGGTCAATAAATATGTTACACCTTACTCGCAAGACGTCAATTTCAAGTACATCGCTGTTGGAAATGAAATTCATCCCAATACCAATGAGGCACAATATATTCTATCTGCCATGACCAACATTCAGAATGCAATTTCATCAGCAAATTTACAAATTAAGGTGTCAACAGCTATAGACTCTACTTTGATTACTAACTCTTACCCTCCCAATGATGGCGTTTTCACTAGCGATGCGGAGCCATACATAAAACCCATAATCAACTTCCTAGTGAGCAATGGGGCCCCACTTCTTGCCAACGTGTACCCTTACTTTGCTTATGCAAATGATCAAAGCATTCCTCTTGCCTATGCTCTTTTTACCCAACAAGGAAACAACGACGTTGGGTACCAAAACCTCTTTGATGCTATGTTGGATTCAATATATGCTGCTTTGGAGAAAGTGGGAGCGTCCAATTTGCAGATAGTGGTTTCTGAGAGTGGGTGGCCATCTGAAGGTGGAGCTGGAGCCTCAATTGATAATGCAGGCACTTACTATGCTAATTTGATTCGTCATGCCTCGAGTGGGAATGGAACTCCAAAGAGGCCTGGTGAGTCTATAGAGACTTACTTGTTCGCCATGTTTGACGAAAACCAGAAGCAAGGTGCTGATACTGAGCGTCATTTTGGTCTCTTCAATCCTGATAAATCACCTAAATACCAACTTAGTTTCAACTAA
- the LOC100790770 gene encoding uncharacterized protein translates to MENASDDINRFSNPNANANANANATATTSTSSFTFSTPSVSGLSRPRFVKVRKPNNAPAFNPFRHGAAATNAAFATTDFASLIGDPFRDLKIGEGFDAKGEFAFATNASSRVDENSVSEQINNLKIVTDNESNESDLRNELMKKLSIKEGGGSNAAVAENSAHEVIYQLKNLNVNDAIGSNVHKSAVDVKPSLENVTTFRNRETEAADLLRKLEMLNLVKEKEDCVEPNLCNPFVEGIHPRVASGGAQVAASASASASVFFQPAGVGKREEFVFTGKQDISSSSFVEFNTPQPKIGKEGKLKEKGSKVRINKSREKQKHYSSAQPWYGQGFVLKESVPQDEPQGSPMDVSPYQEKLSENERSREDSLASNESFSVDNNNIVNDSEPTSFIDPIDEDLIAAAKSLDINGGDVAHRDTKEESSEDQMRENSCVEDPKDESISGVETESFKSANDEVDITSDVTGVSAETGAHDSDRMLHLESALSSRNVNGSGFTFAAASSTEAQSCSPKRLHKKKNVGHDSYNYTPNIKVPYSSTSVAFSPFSGTSSLFTPGQSLKPKVSSPPPKTSDSDENQEKEIKEAEEACERWRLRGNQAYKKGDLSTAENCYKQGLSCISKEASRSCLRALLLCYSNLAATHMSLGRMRDALEDCKMAAEIDQNFLKVQLRAANCYLALGEVEGASQYFKRCLQSGTNVCVDRKIAVEASDGLQKAQKVSDVINHSAQLLQRRTASYAERALEHINEALIISSYSEKLLEMKAEALLMLCRYEEVIQLCDKTLDSAEKNACPLDAGCKVTDLDNSQLSKGFYFRIWRCSMMLKAYIHLGKFEEGLSLLEQQEEKVSAINKSGSKVLDSLTPLAAIIREPLHHKTAGNAAFQAGRHAEAVEYYTSALSCNVESRPFAAVCYCNRAAAYKALGQITDAIADCSLAIALDGNYLKALSRRATLFEMIRDYAQAASDLRRLLSLLSKGVEDNANQLGISDKSINYTNDLKQNRVRLLEMEEEARKEIPLDMYLILGVEPSVSISEIKKAYRKAALRHHPDKAGQSLTKNDNGDDQIWKVIAEEVHGDVDQLFKIIGEAYAVLSDPAKRARYDAEEEMRNSQKRRHGPIGKNSVDAQYYPFEQSNRRQWREVNRSYGNSSFRGYEPGRSSRK, encoded by the exons ATGGAAAACGCCAGTGACGATATTAACAGGTTTTCGAATCCAAACGCGAACGCGAACGCAAACGCAAACGCAACCGCGACGACCTCGACCTCAAGTTTCACGTTCAGTACCCCTTCCGTTTCGGGCCTGTCCCGGCCCAGATTCGTGAAGGTCCGCAAGCCCAACAACGCCCCCGCCTTCAATCCATTCCGCCACGGTGCTGCCGCCACCAATGCCGCATTCGCCACCACCGATTTCGCTTCACTAATCGGCGATCCGTTCAGGGATCTCAAAATCGGTGAGGGTTTCGACGCCAAAGGTGAGTTCGCCTTTGCCACTAATGCTTCTTCACGTGTTGATGAAAACTCGGTCTCTGAACAGATCAACAACTTGAAGATTGTAACCGATAACGAATCGAACGAATCGGACCTACGGAATGAGCTGATGAAGAAATTAAGCATTAAAGAAGGAGGAGGTAGTAATGCTGCAGTTGCTGAGAACTCAGCACACGAAGTTATATATCAATTGAAGAATCTGAATGTGAATGACGCTATTGGTAGTAATGTCCACAAGAGTGCAGTTGATGTTAAACCTAGTTTGGAAAATGTGACAACGTTTCGAAATCGTGAAACGGAAGCAGCAGATTTGTTGAGGAAATTGGAGATGTTAAACCTAGTTAAAGAGAAGGAGGATTGTGTTGAACCGAACTTGTGTAATCCTTTTGTGGAGGGAATCCACCCAAGAGTTGCAAGTGGTGGCGCTCAAGTTGCTGCTTCGGCTTCGGCTTCTGCTTCTGTGTTCTTTCAGCCTGCTGGAGTTGGCAAGAGGGAGGAATTTGTGTTTACTGGTAAACAAGATATTTCAAGTTCATCTTTTGTTGAGTTTAACACTCCTCAACCAAAAATTGGCAAAGAAGGAAAACTTAAGGAAAAAGGGAGTAAAGTGAGAATAAATAAAAGTAGAGAAAAGCAGAAGCATTATAGCTCGGCCCAGCCGTGGTATGGACAGGgttttgttttgaaagaaaGTGTTCCCCAGGACGAACCACAGGGTTCACCAATGGATGTGTCACCGTATCAGGAAAAGCTGTCTGAAAATGAAAGATCGAGGGAAGATTCTTTGGCATCCAATGAGTCATTTAGTGTTGATAACAACAATATTGTTAATGATTCAGAACCAACATCTTTTATTGATCCCATTGATGAAGATCTAATTGCCGCGGCAAAGAGCTTGGATATAAATGGGGGTGATGTTGCACACAGAGACACAAAGGAGGAAAGTTCAGAGGATCAAATGCGTGAAAATAGTTGTGTTGAAGACCCAAAGGACGAGTCAATTTCCGGGGTTGAAACTGAAAGCTTTAAGTCTGCCAATGATGAAGTGGACATAACTAGTGATGTGACTGGTGTATCAGCAGAAACTGGAGCCCATGATAGTGATAGAATGTTGCATCTTGAAAGTGCTTTGAGTTCAAGAAATGTAAATGGGTCTGGCTTCACATTTGCTGCTGCTTCTTCGACTGAAGCTCAATCATGTAGCCCAAAACGTcttcacaaaaagaaaaatgttggtcACGATTCTTACAACTACACACCAAACATAAAGGTTCCTTATTCATCAACTTCAGTGGCATTTTCTCCATTTTCTGGGACTTCATCTCTTTTCACACCAGGGCAAAGTTTAAAACCCAAAGTATCCTCTCCTCCGCCCAAAACAAGTGATTCTGATGAGAATCAGGAGAAGGAGATAAAGGAGGCTGAGGAAGCCTGTGAACGGTGGAGGCTCCG AGGAAACCAAGCCTATAAAAAGGGGGATCTGTCTACGGCTGAGAATTGTTACAAACAAGGACTTAGTTGTATATCTAAAGAAGCATCTCGTAGCTGTCTCAGGGCTTTGCTGCTATGTTATAGCAACCTTGCTGCCACACACATGTCTCTTGGTAGGATGAGAGATGCACTAGAAGATTGTAAGATGGCTGCTGAAATAGATCAAAATTTCCTCAAGGTGCAACTTAGAGCTGCAAA TTGTTACCTTGCTCTGGGGGAAGTTGAAGGTGCATCACAATATTTTAAAAGGTGCTTGCAATCAGGAACTAATGTTTGTGTGGATCGAAAAATTGCTGTGGAAGCCTCTGATGGCTTACAAAAGGCACAg AAAGTATCAGATGTCATCAATCATTCTGCTCAGCTTTTGCAAAGAAGAACAGCCTCTTATGCAGAGAGAGCATTAGAACATATTAATGAGGCGTTAATAATAAGTTCATACTCTGAAAAATTGCTTGAAATGAAAGCAGAGGCTCTCCTAATG CTTTGTAGATATGAGGAGGTGATTCAACTGTGTGACAAGACCCTTGATTCTGCTGAAAAGAATGCCTGTCCTTTGGATGCTGGTTGCAAAGTCACGGATCTTGATAATTCACAACTCTCAAAAGGTTTCTACTTCAGAATATGGCGATGCTCAATGATGCTTAAAGCATACATTCACCTAGGAAAATTTGAAGAGGGTCTTTCTTTGCTGGAGCAACAAGAGGAAAAGGTGTCTGCCATAAACAA GAGTGGAAGCAAGGTTTTGGATTCACTCACACCTCTTGCTGCCATCATACGTGAGCCCTTGCATCATAAG ACTGCAGGGAATGCAGCATTTCAGGCTGGAAGGCATGCAGAAGCTGTTGAATACTATACATCTGCTTTGTCATGTAATGTGGAGTCTCGTCCATTTGCAGCTGTCTGTTATTGTAATCGTGCTGCTGCGTATAAAGCTTTAGGTCAAATAACTGATGCTATTGCAGATTGCAGTCTAGCTATAGCTCTTGATGGAAATTATTTGAAG GCACTTTCTAGACGTGCAACTCTGTTTGAGATGATCAGAGATTATGCCCAAGCAGCCAGTGATCTTAGGAGGCTTCTCTCTCTTCTCAGTAAGGGGGTGGAGGACAATGCCAATCAGCTTGGAATATctgataaatcaattaattatacaaatgaTTTGAAACAAAATCGTGTTCGTCTTTTGGAAATGGAAGAGGAAGCCAGAAAGGAGATCCCTCTTGATATGTACCTCATTTT GGGAGTTGAACCATCTGTTTCGATATCTGAAATCAAGAAGGCCTATCGGAAAGCTGCACTTAGACACCACCCAGACAAG GCTGGCCAGTCTTTGACCAAAAATGACAATGGAGATGATCAGATATGGAAGGTTATTGCTGAAGAAGTACACGGGGATGTTGATCagcttttcaaaataattggGGAGGCATATGCCGTGCTGTCAGACCCTGCCAAg CGGGCACGTTATGatgcagaagaagaaatgaGGAATTCCCAAAAGAGACGCCATGGACCTATAGGTAAAAATAGTGTGGATGCCCAGTATTACCCATTTGAACAAAGCAACAGGAGACAGTGGAGAGAAGTTAATAGATCATATGGTAATTCGTCTTTTCGAGGTTATGAACCTGGCCGATCGAGCAGGAAATAA
- the LOC100781532 gene encoding uncharacterized protein, which translates to MAPLSLPLNLKWTPLSVKATATATTTSKVPEVPLPEKIRNSRILVLGGTGRVGGSTAIALSNLCPDLQILVAGRNREKGEVLTAKLGGNSEFARVDIDDVNSLETALKNVDLVVHAAGPFQQAERCSVLEAAINTQTAYLDVCDDTSYAWRAKSFMNRALDANVPAITTGGIYPGISNVMAAELVRAANESEDKPERLRFYYYTAGTGGAGPTILATSFLLLGEEVVAYNKGEKIRMRPYSGMLNVDFGKGIGKRDVYLLNLPEVSSAHEILGVPSVSARFGTAPFFWNWGMEAMTKLLPSEFLRDRNKVQSLVQLFDPVVRAVDGIAGERVSMRVDLECASGRNTVGIFSHRRLSVSVGIATAAFALAILEGSTQPGVWFPEEAQGIPIEAREVLLKRASQGTFNFIMNRSPWMVETNPKEFGLGIYL; encoded by the exons ATGGCGCCACTTTCATTGCCTCTGAATTTGAAATGGACGCCGTTGAGTGTGAAGGCCACCGccaccgccaccaccaccaGCAAGGTCCCTGAGGTGCCGCTGCCGGAGAAGATCCGCAACTCTAGAATCCTCGTCCTCGGCGGAACGGGTCGGGTCGGAGGATCCACTGCCATTGCACTCTCCAACTTATGTCCCGATCTTCAAATCCTCGTCGCCGGCAGAAACAG GGAGAAAGGTGAAGTTCTCACTGCAAAACTTGGCGGCAATTCAGAATTCGCTCGCGTTGACATCGACGACGTGAATTCGCTGGAAACTGCATTGAAGA ATGTAGATCTCGTAGTTCATGCCGCTGGTCCCTTCCAACAAGCAGAAAGGTGTAGCGTGCTTGAAGCTGCAATAAATACTCAG ACTGCGTATCTTGATGTCTGTGATGACACAAGCTATGCATGGCGCGCAAAATCCTTCATGAATAGGGCGTTGGATGCAAATGTTCCGGCTATAACAACCGGAGGAATATACCCTGGAATTAGCAATG TCATGGCAGCAGAGCTAGTCCGTGCTGCAAATGAAAGTGAAGATAAGCCTGAGAGGCTAAG ATTCTACTACTACACAGCTGGAACTGGTGGTGCTGGCCCAACCATCTTAGCCACAAGCTTCTTGCTGTTGGGAGAGGAAGTAGTTGCATATAACAAAG GAGAAAAGATCAGAATGAGGCCATATAGTGGAATGCTCAACGTTGACTTTGGAAAAGGAATTGGCAAAAGAGATGTTTATCTATT GAATTTACCAGAGGTTAGCAGTGCTCATGAGATTCTAGGAGTGCCAAGTGTAAGTGCTCGATTTGGAACAGCACCATTTTTCTGGAATTGGGGAATGGAAGCTATGACAAAACTTCTTCCTTCG GAATTTCTGAGAGACAGAAATAAAGTCCAAAGTTTGGTTCAGTTGTTTGATCCTGTTGTTCGAGCAGTGGATGGGATTGCTGGAGAACGCGTATCAATGAGG GTTGATTTGGAGTGCGCAAGTGGACGCAATACTGTTGGTATATTCAGTCATAGAAGACTTTCAGT ATCTGTAGGAATTGCAACAGCTGCTTTTGCACTTGCAATTCTTGAAGGAAGCACGCAGCCAGGAGTTTGGTTTCCTGAAGAG GCTCaaggaattccaattgaagcaAGAGAAGTTCTTCTCAAGCGTGCTAGCCAGGGAACGTTTAACTTTATAATGAACAG GTCACCATGGATGGTTGAAACGAATCCAAAAGAGTTTGGGTTAGGAATATACTTATAA